The following are from one region of the Cyanobium gracile PCC 6307 genome:
- a CDS encoding Hsp20/alpha crystallin family protein, whose translation MRTLHPSPFDLFDRLEQQLQTAERVPAAEIHETEDTYTIALELPGVDRASIDVKATDRSLIISAERRSQPSAATAATTPEGGNGETPAAEARRRAPLLSEFRYGTWSRSFRFPGGIQRDALEAHYRDGLLTVTAPKAQSLTTVSVKVAD comes from the coding sequence ATGCGCACGCTTCATCCCTCCCCCTTCGATCTGTTCGACCGGCTGGAGCAACAGCTGCAGACGGCTGAGCGTGTTCCCGCCGCCGAGATCCACGAAACCGAGGACACCTACACCATCGCCCTGGAGCTCCCCGGCGTCGACCGCGCCTCCATCGACGTCAAAGCCACGGACCGCTCCCTGATCATCAGTGCCGAGCGCCGCTCCCAGCCGTCGGCCGCCACCGCCGCCACCACCCCGGAGGGCGGCAACGGCGAAACCCCGGCCGCGGAAGCCCGCCGTCGTGCCCCGCTGCTGAGCGAGTTCCGCTACGGCACCTGGAGCCGCAGCTTCCGCTTCCCCGGCGGCATTCAGCGGGACGCCCTCGAAGCCCACTACCGCGATGGTCTACTGACGGTGACGGCACCCAAGGCCCAGTCCCTGACCACCGTCAGCGTGAAGGTGGCCGACTGA
- a CDS encoding fatty acid desaturase family protein, whose product MESLNRITFGAGDGFQSLLRARVQDHFEATGQERRDSLAMVVKSAVILAWFALAYVLLVFRANNAPAAILLSAVLGLAIAAIGFNIQHDGGHGAYSRRRWINRAAAMTLDLLGGSSLIWAHKHNGLHHTFTNIAGHDDDINLGQIGRLSPHQPHRWWHRWQHLYLWPLYGMLPIKWQFFDDFADLAARGRGDHSLPRLGPDDWLVFLAGKAIFFSLAFAIPLQFHPIGAVIACYVVTAMVQGLVLSVVFQLAHCVEEADFPMADPSSPAMGPWADHQLATTVDFSRSNGLLSWLLGGLNFQVEHHLFPQICHVHYPQISAIVEQTCRDCQVPFRTHPSFLAGVASHYRWLRRMGQPPAVPALPLLLPVIGESVGRAHPSDVTLARR is encoded by the coding sequence GTGGAGTCCTTGAATCGCATCACGTTCGGCGCCGGCGACGGTTTTCAAAGTCTTCTGAGGGCAAGGGTTCAGGATCACTTCGAGGCCACCGGGCAGGAGCGGCGCGATTCGCTGGCCATGGTGGTGAAATCGGCCGTCATCCTGGCCTGGTTCGCCCTCGCCTACGTCCTGCTCGTCTTTCGGGCCAACAACGCCCCGGCGGCGATCCTGCTGTCGGCCGTTCTGGGCCTGGCGATCGCCGCCATCGGCTTCAACATCCAGCACGACGGGGGCCACGGCGCCTACTCCCGCCGCCGCTGGATCAACCGGGCCGCCGCCATGACCCTCGATCTCCTCGGCGGCAGTTCCCTGATCTGGGCCCACAAGCACAACGGCCTGCATCACACCTTCACCAACATCGCCGGCCACGACGACGACATCAACCTCGGGCAGATCGGCCGGCTCTCCCCCCATCAGCCCCACCGCTGGTGGCACCGCTGGCAGCACCTCTATCTCTGGCCCCTGTACGGAATGCTGCCCATCAAGTGGCAGTTCTTCGATGACTTCGCCGATCTGGCCGCCCGCGGCCGCGGTGACCATTCCCTGCCCCGCCTGGGCCCCGACGACTGGCTGGTGTTTCTGGCCGGCAAGGCGATCTTCTTCTCCCTGGCGTTCGCCATCCCCCTGCAGTTCCACCCCATCGGCGCGGTGATCGCCTGCTACGTGGTGACGGCGATGGTGCAGGGCCTCGTGCTCAGCGTGGTGTTCCAGCTGGCCCACTGCGTGGAGGAGGCCGATTTCCCCATGGCCGATCCCTCCAGCCCGGCCATGGGGCCCTGGGCCGACCATCAGCTGGCCACCACCGTGGACTTCAGCCGCTCCAACGGCCTGCTGAGCTGGCTGCTGGGGGGCCTCAACTTCCAGGTGGAGCATCACCTGTTCCCCCAGATCTGCCACGTGCACTACCCGCAGATCTCCGCCATCGTCGAGCAGACCTGCCGCGACTGCCAGGTTCCCTTCCGCACCCACCCGTCCTTCCTGGCCGGTGTGGCCTCCCACTACCGCTGGCTGCGCCGCATGGGCCAGCCCCCTGCCGTGCCGGCCCTGCCCTTGCTGCTGCCGGTGATCGGGGAGAGCGTGGGGCGCGCCCACCCCTCCGACGTCACCCTGGCCCGCCGCTGA
- a CDS encoding PilZ domain-containing protein, which translates to MATGDLERFREGFRRLERRLEEASRSDRFKPPTGLATARLHLESRQPSEGVFAEVLDLSADGLKIAIEAGHRAAVGHSCNVVVGDGEGETYDLRGTIRWIEATSYISVIGLSLDSAERLEA; encoded by the coding sequence GTGGCCACCGGAGACCTGGAACGGTTCCGGGAGGGCTTTCGGCGTCTGGAGAGGCGGCTGGAGGAGGCTTCCCGTTCCGACCGTTTCAAGCCTCCGACGGGACTGGCCACGGCCCGACTCCACCTCGAATCGCGGCAACCCTCCGAAGGGGTGTTCGCCGAGGTGCTGGACCTGAGCGCCGATGGCCTGAAGATCGCCATCGAGGCCGGCCACCGGGCGGCCGTGGGCCATTCCTGCAACGTGGTGGTGGGGGATGGGGAGGGAGAGACCTACGACCTGAGGGGCACGATCCGGTGGATCGAGGCCACCAGCTACATCTCGGTGATCGGCCTCTCCCTCGACTCCGCGGAGCGCCTCGAGGCCTGA
- a CDS encoding MEKHLA domain-containing protein, producing MPSPEPPPWLSQDAIATAGRLIEGHRLAFGRPLLAGVAADRSPLQAAQELFVAATVVLAHDGGADPRLIYANRAALVLWRRSWGAMVGLPSRLTAEPAERQSRALALERARRCQALEGYGGIRIDSGGRRFRIENARLWTLRESGGLPCGQAAAFGHWWWLEPPRSGSPPPLA from the coding sequence ATGCCGAGCCCTGAGCCACCCCCCTGGCTGAGCCAGGACGCCATCGCCACCGCCGGCCGGCTCATCGAAGGCCACCGGCTGGCGTTCGGCCGGCCTCTGCTCGCCGGCGTCGCGGCCGACCGCTCGCCGCTGCAGGCGGCCCAGGAACTGTTCGTGGCCGCCACCGTCGTTCTGGCCCATGACGGCGGCGCCGATCCCCGGCTGATCTACGCCAACCGGGCCGCCCTGGTGCTGTGGCGCCGCTCCTGGGGCGCGATGGTGGGCCTGCCCTCGCGGCTCACGGCGGAGCCGGCCGAACGGCAGAGCCGCGCCCTGGCCCTGGAGCGGGCCCGGCGCTGCCAGGCCCTCGAGGGCTATGGCGGCATCCGCATCGACAGCGGCGGGCGCCGGTTCCGGATCGAGAACGCCCGGTTGTGGACCCTGCGGGAGTCCGGTGGCCTGCCCTGCGGCCAGGCGGCCGCCTTCGGCCACTGGTGGTGGCTGGAACCACCCCGTTCCGGTTCTCCGCCCCCGCTGGCGTAG
- a CDS encoding SWIM zinc finger family protein, with product MTSSFPGASGAITTQLGQQGLGQQPWWVEQWMELIHSYRFKKRLERAWTYAREGNVVSIRFEGRRVHARVQGTDPDPYKVKLWLDVLNDEDWGYVLEALSQKARWSAQLLAGIMPADIERAFAASGKRLFPFKLQEVRSECSCPDKANPCKHISAVYYLMGDRFSEDPFVLFQLRGRTRSQLLGDLAKRRREGVAAPLEHAPHPIHPAIADPARWWRYGAPLDPDLVVITPAMDGESGLDGAGPLPLAEEPRFPEANRLFLDRLKAHGTAMAQQAMLRAMATGADAEP from the coding sequence ATGACCAGCTCCTTCCCCGGCGCCTCCGGCGCCATCACCACGCAACTGGGCCAGCAGGGCCTGGGGCAGCAGCCCTGGTGGGTGGAGCAGTGGATGGAGCTCATCCACTCCTACCGGTTCAAGAAGCGCCTGGAGCGCGCCTGGACCTACGCCCGGGAGGGCAACGTCGTCTCGATCCGCTTCGAGGGGCGCCGGGTTCACGCCCGGGTGCAGGGCACCGACCCGGATCCCTACAAGGTGAAGCTCTGGCTCGACGTGCTCAACGACGAGGACTGGGGCTATGTGCTGGAGGCCCTGAGCCAGAAGGCCCGCTGGTCGGCCCAGCTGCTCGCGGGGATCATGCCCGCCGACATCGAGCGCGCCTTCGCCGCCAGCGGCAAGCGCCTGTTCCCGTTCAAGCTCCAGGAGGTGCGCAGCGAGTGCAGCTGCCCCGACAAGGCCAACCCCTGCAAGCACATCAGCGCCGTCTACTACCTGATGGGGGACCGCTTCAGCGAGGACCCCTTCGTGCTGTTCCAGCTGCGGGGTCGCACCCGCAGCCAGCTGCTGGGCGACCTGGCCAAGCGCCGCCGGGAGGGGGTGGCAGCCCCCCTGGAGCACGCCCCCCATCCGATCCATCCCGCCATCGCCGACCCCGCCCGCTGGTGGCGTTATGGCGCCCCCCTCGACCCCGATCTGGTGGTGATTACCCCGGCCATGGACGGGGAATCGGGCCTCGATGGCGCCGGCCCCCTGCCCCTGGCGGAGGAGCCCCGCTTCCCGGAGGCCAACCGGCTCTTCCTCGACCGACTCAAGGCCCACGGGACGGCCATGGCCCAGCAGGCGATGCTGCGGGCCATGGCCACCGGGGCGGATGCCGAGCCCTGA
- a CDS encoding diflavin flavoprotein: protein MPSPTEAASSRLSLQCAPIAADTTAIRSLDWDRSRFDIEFGLRNGTTYNAFLVRGEHTALVDTSHAKFRDTWLPLLEGLIEPTAIDHLIVSHTEPDHSGLIGDLIDRHPDIEIVGSKVAIQFLQDQVHRPFRSRAVKSGDELDLGVHPQSGVAHRFSFLSAPNLHWPDTIFSFDHGTGILYTCDAFGLHYCSDDLFDVDPGAIAPDFRFYYDCLMAPNARSVLQALKRMDGLPEIHTIAVGHGPLLREHLPLWLGDYREWSGQRSAGEAYAAVCYLSQYGFCDRLSQAIARGVGKASGQVQLVDLRATDPQELAALIGEASAVVVPTWPAAPDAELQTAIGTLLAALQPKQWVACYDAFGGNDEPIDTLAGQLRNLGQKWAFEPLRIRQVPGGADYQRCEEAGTDLGQLLTKEKTIAAMKAIDGDLDKALGRLSGGLYIVTARQDDAAGSRSGAMVASWVSQASFDPPGLTVAVAKDRAIEALMQVDDRFVLNVLREDNHQPLLRHFLRRFPPGADRFAGVNVLEGVASGGPVLGDALAYLGCRVTQRMEGPDHWIIYAVVEEGNVADTTAATPVHHRKVGNHY from the coding sequence ATGCCGTCGCCGACGGAGGCCGCGTCTTCCCGGCTCAGCCTGCAGTGTGCACCGATCGCGGCTGACACCACGGCGATCCGCTCCCTCGACTGGGACCGCAGCCGCTTCGACATCGAGTTCGGCCTGCGCAACGGCACCACCTACAACGCCTTCCTGGTGCGCGGCGAGCACACGGCCCTGGTGGACACCAGCCACGCCAAGTTCCGCGACACCTGGCTGCCCCTGCTGGAGGGTCTGATCGAACCCACCGCCATCGATCACCTGATCGTCTCCCACACCGAGCCGGACCATTCCGGCCTGATCGGTGACCTGATCGACCGCCATCCGGACATCGAGATCGTCGGCTCCAAGGTGGCGATCCAGTTCCTCCAGGACCAGGTGCACCGGCCGTTCCGCAGCCGGGCGGTGAAGAGCGGCGACGAGCTCGACCTGGGCGTGCATCCCCAGAGCGGCGTGGCCCATCGCTTCAGCTTCCTCAGTGCCCCCAACCTGCACTGGCCCGACACGATCTTCTCCTTCGACCACGGCACCGGCATCCTCTACACCTGCGATGCCTTCGGCCTCCACTACTGCTCCGACGACCTGTTCGATGTCGACCCCGGCGCCATCGCCCCGGACTTCCGCTTCTACTACGACTGCCTGATGGCCCCCAACGCCCGCAGCGTGCTGCAGGCCCTCAAGCGCATGGACGGGCTGCCGGAGATCCACACGATCGCCGTGGGCCACGGCCCCTTGCTGCGGGAGCACCTGCCCCTCTGGCTGGGCGACTACCGCGAGTGGAGCGGCCAGCGCAGCGCCGGCGAGGCCTACGCGGCCGTTTGCTACCTGAGCCAGTACGGCTTCTGTGACCGGCTCAGCCAGGCGATCGCCCGGGGGGTGGGCAAGGCCTCCGGCCAGGTGCAGCTCGTCGACCTGCGCGCCACCGATCCCCAGGAGCTCGCCGCCCTGATCGGTGAAGCCAGTGCCGTGGTGGTTCCCACCTGGCCCGCCGCCCCCGACGCCGAGCTGCAGACGGCCATCGGCACCCTGCTGGCCGCCCTCCAGCCCAAGCAGTGGGTGGCCTGCTACGACGCCTTCGGCGGCAACGACGAACCGATCGACACCCTGGCCGGCCAGCTGCGCAACCTGGGCCAGAAATGGGCCTTCGAGCCCCTGCGCATCCGCCAGGTTCCCGGGGGCGCCGACTACCAGCGCTGCGAGGAGGCCGGCACCGACCTGGGTCAGCTGCTCACCAAGGAGAAGACCATCGCCGCCATGAAGGCCATCGACGGCGACCTGGACAAGGCCCTGGGGCGCCTCAGCGGCGGCCTTTACATCGTCACGGCCCGGCAGGACGACGCGGCCGGAAGCCGCAGCGGCGCCATGGTGGCCAGCTGGGTGAGCCAGGCGAGCTTCGATCCGCCGGGGCTCACCGTGGCGGTCGCCAAGGACCGGGCCATCGAGGCCCTGATGCAGGTGGACGACCGCTTCGTGCTCAACGTCCTGCGGGAGGACAACCACCAGCCCCTGCTGCGCCACTTCCTGCGCCGCTTCCCGCCGGGGGCCGACCGCTTCGCCGGCGTGAACGTGCTCGAAGGCGTGGCGTCCGGCGGTCCCGTCCTCGGGGATGCCCTGGCCTACCTCGGCTGCCGGGTGACCCAGCGCATGGAGGGCCCGGATCACTGGATCATCTACGCGGTGGTCGAGGAGGGCAACGTGGCCGACACCACCGCCGCCACGCCGGTGCATCACCGCAAGGTGGGCAACCACTACTGA
- the gcvP gene encoding aminomethyl-transferring glycine dehydrogenase has protein sequence MLAELGLASLDQLAAEVVPADILLTAQEAEAGLPQPCPEAQALAELGALASRNQVLRSLIGLGYHGTATPALIQRHVLENPCWYTAYTPYQAEIAQGRLEALLNFQTLVSELTGLPIANASLLDEATAAAEAMAMAAAVTTRRGARRFLVDRAVLPQTLAVLQTRAEPLGIVIETFEAEALSAAADPALGEDVFGLLLQLPGVEGRLWDPAPLLAAARSGAVISTVAVDPLAQALLAPVGALGADIAVGSLQRYGVPMGFGGPHAAFFATREAFKRQIPGRLVGQSKDAEGNPALRLALQTREQHIRRDKATSNICTAQVLLAVMASFYAVHHGPDGLEAIARRLLVLRQGLVLALDALGLPADPGAAFDTVVVRTAAAPALRQRAVAAGFNLRCGVRGDDGAAALAISLDELSTPEELAALLSALAPDPATAAAAQAALRAGLTTLEARPLAELLEGVPLRQVPWLRQEVFHRYRSETELLRYIQRLVSKDLSLVHGMIPLGSCTMKLNAAAELAPVSWPAFAQIHPFAPADQTAGYGALVADLEAWLGAITGFAGVSLQPNAGSQGEYAGLMVIRAWHRSRGEGHRQVCLIPTSAHGTNPASAVMAGMRVVAVACDAQGNIDIADLEAKAATHAADLAALMVTYPSTHGVFETGIRRICQVVHDHGGQVYLDGANLNAQVGLCKPGLYGADVCHLNLHKTFCIPHGGGGPGVGPIGVAAHLVPFLPSHPLAAASAAGAADEAIGPVSAAPLGSAGILPISWMYIRMMGGAGLRTASQVALLAANLIAERLEPHFPVLYRGRGGRVAHECILDLRPLKRSCGLEVDDLAKRLMDYGFHAPTVSWPVAGTVMVEPTESESLPEIDRFCAAMEGIRREAWAIETGAADPLDNPLKQAPHTLAAVTADHWDRAYSRSEAAFPAGESQRQAKFWPAVARIDNAFGDRNLVCTCPSVEEVAIAELAA, from the coding sequence ATGCTGGCGGAGCTCGGCCTCGCTTCCCTCGATCAGCTGGCGGCCGAGGTCGTTCCCGCCGACATCCTGCTGACCGCGCAGGAGGCCGAGGCCGGCCTGCCGCAGCCCTGCCCGGAGGCCCAGGCCCTGGCGGAGCTGGGGGCGCTGGCCTCACGCAACCAGGTGCTGCGCAGCCTGATCGGCCTCGGCTACCACGGCACGGCGACCCCGGCCCTGATCCAGCGCCACGTGCTGGAAAACCCCTGCTGGTACACCGCCTACACCCCCTACCAGGCGGAGATCGCCCAGGGGCGCCTGGAGGCCCTGCTCAATTTCCAGACCCTGGTCAGCGAGCTGACGGGGCTGCCGATCGCCAACGCCTCCCTGCTGGATGAGGCCACCGCCGCCGCCGAAGCGATGGCGATGGCGGCGGCGGTCACGACGCGCCGCGGCGCCCGCCGCTTCCTGGTCGACCGGGCCGTCCTGCCCCAGACCCTGGCCGTGCTCCAGACCCGGGCCGAACCCCTGGGGATCGTGATCGAGACGTTCGAGGCCGAGGCCCTCAGCGCCGCTGCCGATCCGGCGCTTGGCGAGGACGTCTTCGGCCTGCTGCTGCAGCTGCCCGGGGTCGAGGGGCGGCTGTGGGATCCCGCTCCGCTGCTGGCGGCGGCCCGCTCCGGCGCCGTGATCAGCACGGTGGCCGTGGATCCCCTGGCCCAGGCCCTGCTGGCCCCGGTGGGTGCGCTGGGCGCCGACATCGCCGTCGGCAGCCTGCAGCGCTACGGGGTGCCGATGGGGTTCGGGGGGCCCCACGCCGCCTTCTTCGCCACCCGGGAGGCGTTCAAGCGCCAGATCCCCGGCCGCCTGGTGGGGCAGTCGAAGGATGCGGAGGGGAACCCGGCCCTGCGGCTGGCCCTCCAGACCCGGGAGCAGCACATCCGGCGCGACAAGGCCACCAGCAACATCTGCACCGCCCAGGTGCTGCTCGCCGTGATGGCGAGCTTCTATGCCGTCCACCACGGCCCCGATGGCCTCGAGGCCATCGCCCGCCGCCTGCTTGTCCTGCGCCAGGGCCTGGTGCTCGCCCTGGACGCCCTGGGGCTGCCGGCCGATCCGGGCGCCGCCTTCGACACCGTGGTGGTGCGTACTGCCGCGGCCCCCGCCCTGCGCCAGCGGGCCGTGGCCGCCGGCTTCAACCTCCGCTGCGGCGTCCGGGGCGATGACGGCGCGGCCGCCCTGGCCATCAGCCTCGATGAACTCTCCACGCCCGAGGAGCTGGCCGCCCTGCTGAGCGCCCTGGCGCCGGACCCGGCCACCGCCGCAGCGGCCCAGGCGGCCCTGCGGGCCGGCCTGACCACCCTGGAGGCCCGGCCCCTGGCGGAGCTGCTCGAGGGCGTTCCCCTGCGGCAGGTCCCCTGGCTGCGCCAGGAGGTGTTCCACCGCTATCGCAGCGAGACCGAACTGCTGCGCTACATCCAGCGCCTGGTGAGCAAGGACCTGTCGCTCGTCCACGGCATGATCCCCCTGGGCAGCTGCACCATGAAGCTGAATGCCGCGGCCGAGCTGGCCCCGGTGAGCTGGCCGGCCTTCGCCCAGATCCATCCCTTCGCCCCCGCCGACCAGACCGCCGGCTACGGCGCCCTGGTGGCGGATCTGGAGGCCTGGCTGGGGGCGATCACCGGTTTCGCGGGGGTGTCCCTGCAGCCGAACGCCGGCTCCCAGGGCGAGTACGCCGGGCTGATGGTGATCCGGGCTTGGCACCGCAGCCGGGGCGAGGGCCATCGCCAGGTGTGCCTGATCCCCACCAGCGCCCACGGCACCAATCCGGCCAGCGCCGTGATGGCGGGGATGCGGGTGGTGGCGGTGGCCTGCGACGCCCAGGGCAACATCGACATCGCCGACCTGGAGGCCAAGGCCGCCACCCACGCCGCCGACCTGGCGGCCCTGATGGTCACCTACCCCTCCACCCACGGGGTGTTCGAGACCGGCATCCGCCGCATCTGCCAGGTGGTCCATGACCATGGCGGCCAGGTGTACCTGGACGGCGCCAACCTCAACGCCCAGGTGGGCCTCTGCAAGCCCGGCCTCTACGGCGCCGACGTCTGCCACCTCAACCTGCACAAGACCTTCTGCATTCCCCACGGCGGCGGCGGCCCCGGGGTGGGACCGATCGGGGTGGCGGCCCACCTGGTGCCGTTCCTGCCTTCCCACCCACTGGCCGCGGCGAGCGCTGCAGGGGCGGCGGATGAGGCCATCGGTCCGGTGTCGGCGGCCCCCCTGGGCAGTGCAGGCATCCTGCCGATCAGCTGGATGTACATCCGCATGATGGGCGGCGCGGGCCTGCGCACCGCCAGCCAGGTGGCCCTGCTGGCGGCCAACCTGATCGCCGAACGTCTCGAGCCCCACTTCCCCGTGCTCTACCGGGGCCGGGGCGGCCGCGTGGCCCACGAATGCATCCTCGACCTGCGGCCCCTCAAGCGCAGCTGCGGCCTGGAGGTGGACGATCTGGCCAAGCGGCTGATGGACTACGGCTTCCATGCCCCCACCGTCAGCTGGCCCGTGGCCGGCACGGTGATGGTGGAGCCCACCGAGAGCGAATCGCTGCCGGAGATCGACCGCTTCTGCGCGGCCATGGAGGGGATCCGCCGTGAGGCCTGGGCCATCGAGACCGGCGCCGCCGACCCCCTCGACAACCCGCTCAAACAGGCGCCCCACACCCTGGCGGCGGTCACCGCCGACCACTGGGATCGGGCCTACAGCCGCAGCGAGGCGGCCTTCCCCGCCGGGGAGAGCCAGCGGCAGGCCAAGTTCTGGCCGGCCGTCGCCCGCATCGACAACGCCTTCGGTGATCGGAACCTCGTCTGCACCTGCCCGAGCGTCGAGGAAGTGGCAATCGCCGAACTGGCCGCCTGA